A genomic window from Gossypium hirsutum isolate 1008001.06 chromosome D12, Gossypium_hirsutum_v2.1, whole genome shotgun sequence includes:
- the LOC107946665 gene encoding alpha/beta hydrolase domain-containing protein 17B, with amino-acid sequence MGCMLSQLAAKFAFFPPSPPTYQIKKGDNGKLTVVSSSSMPAPVADDPSLDVLLIDTKRGNKIVAFYLKNPYARLTVLYSHGNAADLGQLYDLFVQLKVNLRVNLMGYDYSGYGASTGKPSESNTYADIEAVYQCLQTEYGISQEDLILYGQSVGSGPTLHLAAKLPRLRGVVLHSGILSGLRVLCHVKFNFCFDIYQNIKKIQKVKCPVLVIHGTEDDVVNWLHGNGLWKMAREPYEPVWIKGGGHCNLELYPDYILHLCKFIYEMENTTTAIRLKRIRESLGLPTRSNTNSSAQGDRCCKIKICQPKCLKCPKPRCGKCFRWPKSLCCWKPCNCCWKPECRLSCCCCCFCFKCSEWRCCVGIHKGVNGKQEG; translated from the exons ATGGGGTGTATGTTATCTCAGTTGGCTGCAAAGTTTGCTTTCTTTCCACCATCTCCACCAACGTATCAGATTAAGAAGGGTGACAATGGGAAACTCACGGTGGTTTCATCTTCTTCGATGCCTGCTCCTGTTGCCGATGATCCTTCTTTGGATGTGCTTTTGATTGACACCAAACGTGGGAACAAGATTGttgctttttatttgaaaaacccATATGCACGCCTTACTGTGCTATATTCTCATGGCAATGCTGCTGACCTTGGCCAACTCTATGACCTCTTTGTCCAGCTCAAGGTCAACCTCAGAGTCAATCTTATGGG GTATGACTATTCTGGCTATGGAGCATCTACTGGGAAG CCAAGTGAATCCAACACTTATGCTGATATAGAGGCAGTGTATCAGTGTCTTCAGACTGAGTATGGAATAAGTCAGGAAGATTTGATTTTATATGGACAGTCGGTTGGAAGTGGGCCAACGTTACATTTGGCAGCTAAACTTCCGAGGCTAAGAGGTGTCGTTTTGCATAGCGGCATTCTTTCTGGCCTTCGTGTACTCTGCCATGTTAAGTTTAATTTCTGCTTTGACATTTATCAG AACATCAAAAAGATTCAGAAGGTGAAGTGCCCCGTGCTTGTAATACAC GGCACGGAAGATGATGTTGTCAATTGGCTGCATGGAAATGGACTGTGGAAAATGGCAAGGGAACCGTACGAGCCTGTGTGGATCAAAGGAGGTGGTCACTGCAACTTGGAGCTATACCCTGATTACATACTCCATCTTTGCAAGTTCATTTATGAAATGGAGAACACGACAACAGCGATTCGTCTTAAAAGGATTCGGGAAAGTCTCGGTCTACCAACAAGGTCAAATACCAACTCTTCAGCTCAGGGTGACAGGTGCTGTAAGATTAAAATATGCCAACCTAAATGCCTCAAATGTCCAAAACCAAGGTGCGGTAAATGTTTCCGGTGGCCGAAAAGCCTTTGTTGTTGGAAGCCCTGCAACTGTTGCTGGAAGCCGGAATGCCGGCTgagttgctgctgctgctgcttctGCTTCAAATGCTCAGAATGGAGATGTTGTGTGGGTATACATAAAGGGGTAAATGGTAAACAAGAGGGCTAA